One genomic region from Clostridium saccharobutylicum DSM 13864 encodes:
- the cls gene encoding cardiolipin synthase, whose protein sequence is MDIILVLSVVVLVLNIFFSLSLIFIERKDPTTTWAWLLILLVLPGLGFMIYVVLGQNLSRQKIFKEKIKVDQDKRKNINDKYESNIHYHDGGERFLDLRRMNLNHSGAKYTTNNNVKVYIDGEDKFKQLIEDIRNAKRYIHMQYYIFKNDILGKAIIKELTKKAACGLEVRLLVDSMGSRNLTKKALEKYLNCGGKFSIFFPGILPHINTRINYRNHRKIVVIDGEYGYVGGFNVGKEYINKDPKVGFWRDTHVKIEGEAVDDLNERFLLDWCYAAQEEIDDYDKYSLKDRKTVGDVGIQIVTSGPDHKEEYIRNAYIKLINNAKQNVYLETPYLVPDSPILESLKISALSGVDVRIIIPGKPDHFFMQWAASSYIGELLEAGIKIYRYQNGFIHAKTIVADSAVISIGTANMDIRSFKLNFEVNAFIYDDRIAKEGEMQFMKDIKDSEQLTKEVYDNRSFSIRIKESLIRLVSPIL, encoded by the coding sequence ATGGATATAATTTTAGTTTTATCAGTTGTAGTTTTAGTTTTAAATATATTTTTCTCATTATCATTAATCTTTATAGAGAGAAAGGATCCAACTACAACATGGGCTTGGCTTTTAATATTATTGGTGTTGCCTGGCTTAGGATTTATGATATATGTTGTGCTTGGACAAAATTTAAGTAGGCAAAAGATTTTTAAGGAAAAAATAAAAGTCGATCAAGACAAAAGAAAAAATATAAATGACAAATATGAATCGAATATCCATTACCATGATGGTGGAGAACGTTTTTTAGATTTAAGAAGAATGAATTTAAATCATTCAGGTGCAAAATATACAACAAATAATAATGTAAAAGTATATATAGATGGTGAAGATAAGTTTAAACAATTAATTGAAGATATAAGAAATGCAAAAAGATATATTCATATGCAATATTATATATTTAAAAATGATATTCTTGGAAAAGCTATAATAAAAGAACTCACTAAAAAGGCAGCATGTGGATTAGAAGTTAGATTATTAGTAGATAGTATGGGATCTCGTAATTTAACAAAAAAAGCACTTGAAAAATATTTAAATTGTGGAGGAAAATTTTCTATATTTTTTCCGGGAATTTTACCACATATAAATACTCGTATAAACTATAGAAACCATAGAAAAATAGTTGTAATTGATGGAGAGTATGGTTATGTTGGAGGATTTAATGTAGGAAAGGAATACATAAATAAAGATCCTAAAGTAGGATTTTGGAGAGATACTCATGTAAAAATTGAAGGGGAAGCAGTTGATGATTTAAATGAAAGATTTTTGCTTGATTGGTGTTATGCAGCACAGGAAGAAATAGATGATTATGATAAATATTCATTAAAAGATAGAAAGACAGTTGGAGATGTTGGGATACAAATAGTAACTAGTGGACCTGACCATAAAGAGGAATACATTAGAAATGCATATATTAAGCTTATAAATAATGCAAAGCAAAATGTATACCTTGAAACACCATATTTAGTTCCAGATTCGCCTATATTAGAATCATTAAAAATATCAGCATTATCTGGTGTTGATGTAAGAATAATAATACCAGGTAAACCAGATCACTTTTTTATGCAATGGGCAGCAAGCTCTTATATAGGGGAATTATTAGAAGCAGGAATAAAAATATATAGATATCAGAATGGATTTATTCATGCTAAGACAATAGTTGCAGATAGTGCAGTAATAAGTATAGGAACAGCTAATATGGATATTAGGAGTTTTAAATTAAATTTTGAAGTTAATGCATTTATTTATGATGATAGAATTGCAAAAGAAGGGGAAATGCAATTTATGAAAGATATCAAAGATTCAGAACAACTAACAAAAGAAGTATATGATAATAGAAGTTTTTCTATTAGAATTAAAGAATCATTAATTAGATTAGTATCACCAATACTATAA
- a CDS encoding MFS transporter, giving the protein MKDKIKFYYSLSTFINYGVMSIVTTFYVPYLNQVVGLSLSEVGKVVSIGALFAIISQQILVGKFSAIHNKKKFVMIHLSALVCMILFLMFINKSIIYLYAILYGIIVQTSSTIYEVYVEGMCSKQKMEYSQIRKWGSIGFGCIVLLSGTMILKYGFKSIHILGAVMTALIVFIIASKFKNIDSKEQRSTLKLKDILKNKNSIILAISNVLIIGTYTAIEFAYSTYLIQITENADLANSIYSKSIFSRVVLEFLSFMFVGKFLNHKDPKKYLIMAFFIAATRILLFSTSNVILVVLGDQLHGVMYACYLTFLFKYIRNVVDDNLVAGTYSLVNVLGSAGANFIYPQMFSAIQVKFGYSIMYLVGFFIIFMFTLISIKMLPKEKVYDNNTKVVV; this is encoded by the coding sequence ATGAAAGACAAAATTAAATTCTATTATTCATTATCTACATTTATAAATTATGGGGTAATGAGTATTGTAACGACTTTTTATGTACCGTATTTAAATCAAGTAGTTGGATTATCATTAAGTGAAGTAGGAAAAGTAGTTTCAATAGGAGCATTATTTGCGATTATTTCACAACAAATCCTAGTAGGTAAATTTTCTGCAATTCACAATAAGAAAAAGTTTGTAATGATTCATTTAAGTGCATTAGTTTGTATGATACTATTTTTAATGTTTATAAATAAATCAATTATTTATCTTTACGCAATTCTATATGGAATTATTGTGCAGACATCAAGTACGATTTATGAAGTATATGTTGAAGGAATGTGCAGTAAACAAAAAATGGAATACTCACAAATAAGAAAATGGGGATCTATAGGTTTTGGATGCATAGTACTTTTAAGTGGTACTATGATTTTAAAATATGGATTTAAAAGCATACATATTTTAGGAGCTGTAATGACAGCCTTAATTGTATTTATAATAGCTTCAAAATTTAAAAATATTGATTCAAAAGAACAAAGAAGCACATTGAAATTAAAGGATATATTAAAAAATAAAAATTCAATCATCCTTGCAATTTCAAATGTTCTAATTATTGGTACTTATACTGCAATAGAATTTGCATATTCAACTTATTTAATACAGATAACAGAAAATGCTGATTTAGCTAACTCTATATACAGTAAATCTATATTCTCAAGAGTTGTTTTAGAATTTTTGTCATTTATGTTTGTTGGAAAATTTCTAAACCATAAAGATCCTAAGAAATATTTAATTATGGCGTTTTTTATAGCAGCAACAAGGATATTATTATTCTCAACTTCAAATGTTATTTTAGTTGTATTAGGTGATCAATTACATGGAGTAATGTATGCATGTTATCTAACATTTTTATTTAAATATATTAGAAATGTTGTAGATGACAATTTAGTAGCAGGAACATATTCACTTGTAAATGTACTAGGGTCAGCAGGTGCAAATTTTATATATCCCCAGATGTTTAGTGCAATTCAAGTGAAATTTGGATATTCAATTATGTATTTAGTCGGATTTTTCATTATTTTCATGTTCACTTTGATTTCAATTAAAATGCTTCCTAAAGAAAAAGTGTATGATAATAACACTAAAGTTGTAGTATAG
- a CDS encoding DUF2334 domain-containing protein, which translates to MIKKFLCILLTLFTFIFMGCNNKISIKNKLEEKTPNQASASSNKELSLNYTNFNGFNMPKDNVIFKIDGKTLNLTLPIYLDKNRYYISLNEFIHELNGKIEKDENLLNITLNDKNYSINLSDNIVTNYNNKFSLKKSLLNENDIYYIGFSDFSNMLNLYTRWNKDTKTINCKTNDFVMKDITPYKSKIDQIGLIRFEDVGLSSQDYSKDYFEKLRIIANYMYQREIPYHIAWIPRYVIPNYNIDNDPLSKNNFEIAEMVYSLDYFSTHNGVIGLHGYTHQCKNEESGVSFEFGRVEPSTGVFKEKIEKAIETASYLDIPIGFFETPHYEITSEQNKIAEKYFKILYYPFNDYGLDNASLTKPQLSPYNKSSYYISTPLNYIPEGKEDITLANLKNANINNMGSVFYHPSLEDDYISLSEDEAGSPNFTYKDNSTLKRLIDILEEKGFKMIKVTDI; encoded by the coding sequence ATGATTAAAAAATTTTTGTGTATTCTTTTAACACTTTTCACATTTATTTTTATGGGATGCAACAACAAAATCTCTATAAAAAATAAACTTGAAGAAAAAACTCCAAACCAAGCTTCAGCTAGTTCAAATAAAGAATTAAGTTTAAATTACACTAACTTTAATGGTTTCAATATGCCTAAAGACAATGTCATATTTAAAATTGATGGTAAAACTTTAAACCTCACATTGCCAATATATCTAGATAAAAATAGATATTATATTTCTTTAAACGAATTTATTCATGAGCTCAATGGAAAAATTGAAAAAGATGAAAATTTATTAAACATAACACTTAATGATAAGAATTATTCAATTAACTTATCAGACAATATAGTTACAAACTATAATAATAAATTTTCTCTAAAAAAATCATTATTAAACGAAAATGATATATATTATATAGGATTTTCTGATTTTTCAAATATGCTAAATCTCTATACCAGATGGAACAAGGATACAAAAACGATCAATTGTAAAACAAATGATTTTGTTATGAAAGATATTACTCCATATAAATCAAAAATAGATCAAATAGGCCTCATAAGATTTGAAGATGTTGGATTAAGCTCACAAGATTATTCTAAAGATTATTTTGAAAAACTAAGGATAATAGCAAATTATATGTATCAAAGAGAGATTCCTTATCATATTGCATGGATTCCAAGGTATGTAATCCCTAATTACAATATTGATAATGATCCTTTGAGTAAGAATAATTTTGAAATTGCAGAAATGGTATATAGTCTAGATTATTTTTCAACTCACAACGGAGTAATTGGTCTTCATGGATACACTCATCAATGTAAAAATGAAGAATCTGGCGTTAGTTTTGAATTTGGAAGAGTTGAACCTTCTACAGGCGTATTTAAAGAAAAAATTGAAAAAGCTATTGAGACAGCTTCTTATTTAGATATTCCAATAGGTTTCTTTGAAACCCCTCATTATGAAATTACTTCTGAACAAAACAAAATTGCTGAAAAATATTTTAAGATTCTTTACTATCCATTTAATGATTATGGCTTAGATAATGCATCTTTAACAAAGCCTCAGCTTAGCCCTTATAACAAGTCTTCTTACTATATTTCTACTCCACTTAATTATATTCCTGAAGGCAAGGAAGATATTACTTTAGCTAATTTAAAAAATGCTAATATAAATAATATGGGAAGTGTGTTTTATCATCCAAGTTTAGAAGATGATTATATTTCTCTAAGCGAAGATGAAGCAGGATCTCCTAACTTTACATATAAGGATAACTCAACATTAAAAAGACTAATAGATATCTTAGAAGAAAAGGGCTTCAAAATGATTAAAGTAACAGATATCTAA